In a genomic window of Gloeocapsopsis dulcis:
- a CDS encoding DUF3134 domain-containing protein has protein sequence MRNSALREEPRDQRAAVIPVKNESSLLDWLESSGRLIARDNQEPEYSDNEEEIAGLMDPDDMSYDLDDDDAVEVED, from the coding sequence ATGCGTAATTCTGCTCTGCGTGAAGAACCTCGCGATCAACGTGCCGCAGTGATTCCTGTAAAGAATGAATCTTCGTTACTCGATTGGTTAGAGTCGTCAGGTCGCTTGATAGCACGTGACAACCAAGAGCCAGAATATTCAGACAATGAGGAAGAAATTGCTGGTTTAATGGATCCAGATGATATGTCTTACGACCTTGATGATGATGATGCCGTAGAAGTAGAAGATTAG
- a CDS encoding iron-siderophore ABC transporter substrate-binding protein, whose amino-acid sequence MTQRKLTRILHRYAAISLFLLTIAIACACNNVISQHSASTNLHPSASNCRLIKHAMGETCVPIKPQRIVTISGFAVGSLLSLNVKPVATITDVASIWQDQLKDVENLGTEEQVNLESLLQIKPDLIFASKWTAEAIYDKLTRIAPTVVDDFQRWREWKDVFMLHAEALGMTAQAQQLMEEYRDRVVQLKAHLKQTPPTQVSLVRLYYDGRIILYLKDSFAGAILEEIGISRPPSQNKDDFLKVISKEAIQEADGDIIFVWTFGENTRVAQASQDALRRMKSDPLWLQLNAVKQNRVYEVGNYWNILSSPRQANLIIDDLFKYLIDH is encoded by the coding sequence ATGACCCAGCGAAAGCTCACTCGAATTTTACACCGCTATGCAGCAATATCTTTGTTCTTGCTGACGATTGCAATTGCTTGTGCTTGTAACAATGTCATATCGCAACACTCTGCCTCGACTAATTTACATCCGTCTGCATCAAATTGTCGATTAATTAAACACGCAATGGGCGAAACTTGCGTACCTATAAAACCACAGCGAATTGTAACAATTAGCGGGTTTGCTGTCGGTAGCCTTTTGTCACTCAATGTTAAACCCGTAGCTACCATCACAGATGTTGCATCAATTTGGCAAGATCAACTTAAAGATGTTGAAAACCTGGGTACTGAGGAGCAAGTTAATCTTGAGTCACTTCTGCAGATCAAACCTGATTTGATTTTTGCGAGTAAGTGGACTGCGGAAGCAATCTATGACAAACTCACTCGCATCGCGCCCACAGTGGTAGACGATTTTCAACGCTGGCGTGAGTGGAAAGATGTGTTTATGCTACACGCTGAAGCATTAGGAATGACGGCTCAAGCACAACAATTAATGGAGGAATATCGCGATCGCGTTGTCCAACTCAAAGCACATCTAAAACAGACACCGCCGACTCAAGTCTCTCTTGTCCGCCTCTACTATGATGGCAGGATTATTCTTTATCTTAAAGATTCTTTTGCTGGAGCAATTCTTGAGGAAATCGGTATTTCTCGCCCTCCATCTCAAAACAAAGATGACTTTCTCAAAGTAATTAGTAAAGAAGCAATTCAGGAAGCTGACGGAGATATTATTTTTGTCTGGACATTCGGAGAAAATACAAGAGTAGCACAGGCTTCTCAAGATGCTTTGAGAAGAATGAAATCCGATCCCCTGTGGCTGCAGTTAAACGCCGTTAAACAAAACCGAGTTTATGAAGTAGGTAATTATTGGAATATATTGAGTAGTCCTCGACAAGCAAACTTGATTATTGATGATTTATTCAAATATTTAATAGATCATTAG
- a CDS encoding putative bifunctional diguanylate cyclase/phosphodiesterase, protein MLPSSSNSHWQCKLPETEINRLQALCQYQILDTVPEAHFDNITRLVAYICQTPIAAISLVDAQRQWYKSKMGFMATEEPCDITFCAYTIRQAELLVIPDTLADERFATNPFVVGDARIRFYAGAPLIAPNGFTLGTLCVLDHVPRELSCEQIQFIRVLADQVVAQLELRRNLKNLKQSIIERQKSEAKLRHHVFHDELTGLPNRALFMKQLKSAILQTKWNADYLFAVLFMDLDRFKVVNDSLGHMVGDQLLIATARRLKACLRPEDMVARLGGDEFVILLDNIKGISDATDVAERIQARLSLPSSLSGHEVFTSISIGIALGTTAYHQPEDLLRDADTAMYRAKVLGKARYEVFDIEMHDSVVKLMQLENDLRRAIERQEFQIYYQPIVLVDTGRITGFEALIRWQHPTRGLLNPVDFISVAEETGAIVPIGYWVLSEACRQLHTWQLEFSAQPLTISVNLSSKQFSQPDLVEQIIHILHSTNLDPRSLKLEITESTIMENAESATAMLLRLRDLGIEIYLDDFGTGYSSLSSLHRFPVDVLKIDRSFINTIQTNHEKPKIVQVIMTLAQNLGMDAIAEGIETVEQRNQLKTLQCRYGQGYLFYQPVDKQTAAAIIAQDRQ, encoded by the coding sequence ATGCTCCCGAGTAGTTCAAACTCACATTGGCAGTGTAAATTACCTGAGACTGAAATCAATCGTTTGCAGGCACTGTGTCAGTATCAGATTCTAGATACTGTTCCCGAAGCACATTTTGACAATATAACTCGTTTAGTTGCTTACATTTGCCAAACTCCGATTGCTGCAATCAGCTTAGTCGATGCTCAGCGACAGTGGTACAAATCAAAAATGGGGTTCATGGCAACCGAAGAACCCTGCGATATTACTTTCTGCGCTTATACTATCCGGCAAGCTGAATTATTAGTTATTCCAGACACCTTGGCTGATGAGCGGTTTGCAACTAACCCTTTTGTGGTTGGCGATGCTCGGATTCGGTTTTATGCAGGTGCTCCCCTGATCGCCCCTAATGGTTTTACCTTGGGAACTCTATGCGTGCTCGATCATGTTCCACGGGAATTAAGTTGCGAACAGATACAATTTATCAGGGTTCTAGCAGATCAAGTTGTAGCGCAACTAGAGTTGCGACGCAATTTAAAAAATTTAAAACAAAGCATTATTGAGCGTCAGAAATCAGAAGCGAAACTCCGGCACCATGTCTTTCATGATGAGTTGACAGGTTTGCCAAACCGAGCACTTTTTATGAAACAACTGAAATCTGCAATTTTGCAGACAAAATGGAACGCAGACTACTTGTTTGCTGTGCTCTTTATGGATTTAGATCGATTTAAGGTTGTTAACGATAGCCTTGGGCATATGGTAGGAGATCAGCTACTGATCGCAACTGCACGCAGATTGAAGGCATGCCTGCGTCCTGAGGATATGGTTGCTCGGCTCGGAGGTGACGAGTTTGTGATTTTGCTCGACAATATTAAGGGTATCAGCGACGCTACTGATGTGGCAGAGCGAATTCAGGCAAGATTATCATTGCCTTCCAGCTTGAGTGGACACGAAGTATTTACCAGCATCAGTATAGGCATTGCTCTGGGTACAACAGCTTATCACCAACCAGAAGACTTGCTGCGCGATGCTGATACGGCAATGTATCGCGCCAAGGTACTTGGTAAGGCGCGGTACGAGGTCTTTGATATAGAAATGCATGACTCGGTTGTCAAGCTCATGCAACTAGAGAACGATCTCCGGCGGGCAATTGAGCGTCAGGAGTTTCAGATTTACTACCAGCCGATAGTACTAGTAGACACAGGCAGAATCACTGGTTTTGAAGCGCTGATTCGCTGGCAACATCCAACGCGTGGCTTGCTCAACCCAGTGGATTTTATCTCAGTAGCAGAAGAAACCGGAGCGATCGTCCCAATTGGCTATTGGGTACTTTCTGAGGCATGCCGTCAGCTACATACATGGCAGTTGGAATTTTCCGCCCAACCATTAACAATTAGTGTGAATCTTTCTAGCAAACAGTTTTCACAACCAGATCTTGTTGAGCAAATCATTCACATTCTGCACTCAACTAACCTTGATCCGCGTAGCTTGAAGCTGGAAATCACTGAGAGCACAATTATGGAAAATGCAGAATCTGCAACTGCAATGCTCCTGCGACTGAGAGACTTGGGCATTGAAATATATTTGGATGACTTTGGTACAGGCTATTCATCCTTGAGTTCTTTACACCGTTTTCCAGTTGACGTTCTTAAAATTGATCGCTCTTTTATTAACACAATTCAAACTAATCATGAAAAGCCAAAGATTGTTCAAGTCATTATGACACTAGCTCAGAACTTGGGTATGGACGCAATAGCCGAAGGCATAGAAACAGTGGAACAAAGAAATCAGCTTAAAACATTACAGTGTAGGTATGGTCAAGGATATCTATTTTATCAGCCAGTAGATAAACAGACAGCAGCAGCAATTATTGCTCAAGACCGACAGTAA
- a CDS encoding Rpn family recombination-promoting nuclease/putative transposase: MFDNICKFLVENFSSDFANWLLGKSLNFTELSPSELSLEPIRADALILLEAEEVVLHLEFQTQPKTDIPFRMIDYRLRVYRRFPFKQMHQVVIYLRQSASELAQQTTFILEKTRHEFEVIRLWEQPTSIFLQYPGLLPFAVLSQTSNRIGTLQQVAQEIIKIPDQRVQNNVAASAFILAGLVLEKDIVQQLLRRELMQESVTYQALVEEGRAEGRAEGRAEGRAEGRAEGRAEGLQEGIQEGIHEGIRSVATNLLREGIAVEMVARVTGLSVEVVQQLASDLGGGE, translated from the coding sequence ATGTTTGACAATATCTGTAAATTTTTAGTCGAAAATTTTTCTAGCGATTTTGCCAACTGGCTACTCGGGAAATCTCTCAATTTTACTGAGTTAAGCCCTTCAGAACTTTCATTAGAACCAATTCGTGCTGATGCGTTGATCTTACTGGAGGCAGAAGAAGTTGTACTGCATTTAGAATTTCAAACCCAACCCAAAACTGATATTCCATTTCGGATGATTGATTATCGGCTGCGAGTATATCGTCGCTTTCCTTTCAAGCAGATGCACCAAGTCGTGATTTATTTGCGACAATCGGCTTCCGAACTAGCACAACAAACAACATTTATCCTTGAAAAAACTCGTCATGAATTTGAAGTAATTCGCTTATGGGAGCAACCAACAAGTATATTTCTGCAATATCCAGGCTTGCTACCTTTTGCGGTTTTAAGTCAAACTAGTAACCGTATAGGAACATTACAGCAAGTAGCACAGGAAATCATTAAGATTCCAGATCAACGCGTACAAAATAACGTTGCGGCGTCAGCATTTATTTTAGCTGGGTTAGTATTAGAGAAAGACATTGTGCAACAGTTACTGCGGAGGGAACTCATGCAGGAATCAGTAACATATCAAGCCTTGGTAGAAGAAGGACGTGCAGAAGGACGTGCAGAAGGACGTGCAGAAGGACGTGCAGAAGGACGTGCGGAAGGACGTGCGGAAGGACTTCAAGAGGGTATTCAAGAGGGTATTCACGAAGGAATTCGGTCGGTAGCTACTAATCTATTGCGCGAAGGAATTGCGGTAGAAATGGTGGCGAGAGTGACTGGATTGTCGGTGGAGGTAGTGCAGCAGTTGGCAAGCGATCTCGGTGGAGGTGAGTAA
- the psb28 gene encoding photosystem II reaction center protein Psb28, which yields MAQIQFFRGVDEEVIPDVRLTRSRDGSNGTATFYFQNPQALSSEATEEITGMYMIDEEGMLTTREVKGKFVNGKPEALEVLYLMQSPDEWDRFLRFMQRYAETHGLEFSKS from the coding sequence ATGGCTCAAATTCAGTTTTTTAGAGGCGTTGATGAAGAAGTCATTCCAGATGTACGTTTAACGCGATCGCGTGACGGCAGCAACGGTACAGCCACTTTTTACTTTCAAAATCCCCAAGCTTTGAGTAGCGAAGCGACAGAAGAAATTACTGGAATGTATATGATTGATGAAGAGGGGATGCTGACAACTCGCGAAGTGAAGGGTAAATTCGTTAACGGTAAGCCGGAAGCCTTAGAGGTGCTCTACCTCATGCAATCTCCTGATGAATGGGATCGTTTCCTGCGATTTATGCAGCGCTATGCAGAAACTCATGGCTTAGAATTTAGCAAGTCATAA
- the mraY gene encoding phospho-N-acetylmuramoyl-pentapeptide-transferase, with the protein MEAKSSSATSLFYLSGINLLVLLSMTLGITAFVLDWTANRLPWQITSLTLPLIGCGVATAGIGYGVVPLLVRLKTGQVIREDGPQAHLKKAGTPTMGGVFFIPVALICAIVLSGVAPHVVAVCLLALGYAAIGWLDDWQILRRKSNKGISPQMKLVLQIGFAVLFCLWMWRSQLSNTTTVILPFGYVLPLGLLFWLLAVFVMVAESNATNLTDGVDGLAGGTVAIAFLGLGTLVAHTNPELMIFCACMSGSCLGFLVHNRNPARVFMGDTGSLALGGALAAVGLLSNTLWALFILSGIFFVETLSVMAQVAYYKATKDPDGVGKRLFKMAPLHHHLELSGWSELQVVGVFYLINAILAGICLWLNKVSI; encoded by the coding sequence GTGGAAGCTAAATCATCTTCGGCAACTTCATTATTTTATCTGTCTGGCATTAATCTACTTGTGCTATTGAGTATGACGCTAGGCATTACGGCATTTGTTCTCGATTGGACAGCAAATCGATTGCCTTGGCAAATTACTTCTCTAACTCTACCTTTGATTGGTTGTGGAGTAGCAACTGCAGGGATAGGGTATGGTGTAGTACCATTACTTGTTAGATTAAAAACTGGGCAAGTCATTCGCGAAGATGGTCCCCAAGCTCATTTAAAAAAAGCAGGTACGCCAACAATGGGAGGCGTTTTTTTTATCCCTGTTGCGCTTATCTGTGCGATAGTGTTATCTGGAGTTGCGCCTCATGTAGTTGCAGTATGTTTACTAGCACTAGGATACGCGGCAATTGGCTGGCTTGATGATTGGCAAATTCTGCGCCGTAAATCGAACAAAGGAATTTCTCCTCAAATGAAGCTAGTCTTGCAGATTGGGTTTGCAGTGCTGTTTTGTCTGTGGATGTGGAGGAGTCAATTAAGTAATACAACGACAGTAATTTTACCCTTCGGTTATGTCTTACCGTTAGGTTTATTATTTTGGCTATTAGCAGTTTTTGTGATGGTAGCCGAGAGCAACGCTACTAACCTGACTGATGGTGTTGATGGCTTAGCTGGGGGAACAGTTGCGATCGCATTTTTAGGTCTGGGTACCTTAGTTGCTCATACCAATCCTGAATTGATGATTTTCTGTGCTTGTATGAGTGGTAGCTGTTTGGGATTTTTAGTTCACAATCGTAATCCAGCGCGTGTATTCATGGGAGATACAGGATCGCTGGCTTTAGGTGGTGCATTAGCTGCTGTTGGATTACTAAGCAACACACTTTGGGCACTATTTATTTTGAGTGGCATCTTTTTTGTTGAAACACTTTCTGTCATGGCACAAGTTGCCTATTATAAAGCCACCAAAGATCCTGATGGTGTGGGTAAACGTTTGTTTAAGATGGCACCTTTGCATCATCATCTCGAACTATCAGGTTGGTCAGAATTACAAGTAGTAGGGGTGTTTTACTTGATTAATGCAATTTTAGCTGGAATTTGTTTGTGGCTTAACAAAGTAAGTATTTAG
- a CDS encoding PAP/fibrillin family protein yields the protein MIGKTTLLEAIAGKNRGLLATEQDKQAILMAIAQLEERNPTPHPVEAGEFLDGDWRLLYTTSKGLLNIDQLPLFKLGQIYQSIRVATTSVYNIAEVYGIPFLEGMVAVAARFEALSERRVQVKFERSILGLQRLVGYNKSPRDFVGQIEAGKKFAAVDFRLDNREQQGWLDITYLDRDLRIGRGNEGSVYVLSKV from the coding sequence ATGATAGGGAAGACAACACTGTTAGAAGCGATCGCAGGAAAAAATCGGGGATTATTGGCAACCGAACAAGACAAGCAAGCTATTTTAATGGCGATCGCGCAGTTAGAAGAGCGTAACCCGACTCCTCACCCCGTTGAAGCTGGAGAATTTCTTGATGGTGACTGGCGGCTGCTTTACACTACCAGTAAAGGTTTATTAAATATTGACCAGCTGCCATTATTTAAGCTCGGTCAAATTTATCAATCTATCCGTGTCGCGACCACCAGCGTATATAATATTGCAGAAGTTTATGGGATACCCTTTTTAGAAGGAATGGTAGCCGTTGCTGCGAGGTTTGAGGCGCTTTCTGAACGACGAGTACAAGTAAAATTCGAGCGTTCAATCTTAGGTTTACAGCGTTTGGTAGGCTACAATAAGTCACCCAGAGACTTTGTTGGACAGATTGAAGCGGGAAAAAAGTTTGCAGCAGTTGACTTTCGTTTAGATAACCGCGAGCAACAAGGGTGGCTAGATATTACTTATCTCGATCGTGATTTACGCATCGGACGTGGTAACGAAGGCAGTGTCTATGTTTTGAGTAAAGTTTAG
- a CDS encoding TonB-dependent receptor domain-containing protein, giving the protein MQWVLPIEVISQQHFGVSLVLILAFTCVQSSKSNLKNPFGDQKRSVWRSLRVCTSFIIHIHWTTCQLFLTRSTNGCFVVWWIGMMTRSLGFLLTTFLFIDLTQAAATAAIPRISTLQPARTHPQGVLAHSSNSAVVITGVRINRVATGIEVVLETATSEALQATTRSEGNNAIADINNAQLRLPSGNFFRQDNPAAGIASVTVTNSDANSIRVTVIGDTAPQVELYDSDTALIVSFTTTGTPEAEPSAEEPIEIVVTATRTEEELTNVPRSVTIITREQIEEQTAASRDLQDLLSRTVPGYGASSRRAFSNSTTLRGRTPLVLIDGTPQSTNDRSFGRELRTIDPASIERIEVVRGPSAIYGQGATGGVINIITRQADEQRLSSTVEVGVDAALGNLEAESFGNYLEYGLSINEDDVDLLVTLSRDDAGVSFDAQGDRLATVQGTDESETFNIFGKLGWDIAAQQRLQLSVNHYNTQRDTNAITDTSIDEIPGIQKARAIVFDEGIEYIDASPQLDRNTLVSLSYTHANLLGSQVGLQTYYRTNNVQSDPRDRRSRDQGIYQGFGEFETWGGRLQIETPINPALSLLWGADYANEENFDGRNLFDPNDYDNSGGRIYRKINELTIVPRYQLSSLGLFAQLQWDVNERVALSGGLRHERIGVSVDDYTPLFDSNFDPYSGSPVQGGEQDFSDTVFNAAVLYRATDEISLFANFAQGFSVPAFSDVLLAPPADFDFSTSVSDLQPQKVNSYELGVRGNWNSLQLSLAGFYNQSDLGSTLVDLDGDNFYETVRAPERVYGIEVSLDWQATRDWRLGSTLTWSEGEADIEDNDNYLALSTFRIQPIKLTAYVEHQTTPGWRNRLQALFVGTRDRAFTDGIDLAPVSDSYLVVDYISSIQLGAGTLSIGIENLLNNQYYPAYDQSLRIDGFDSFLSPANGRTISLRYRVSW; this is encoded by the coding sequence ATGCAGTGGGTTTTACCAATCGAGGTGATTTCGCAGCAGCATTTCGGCGTAAGTTTGGTGTTAATCCTAGCGTTTACGTGCGTTCAAAGCAGTAAATCTAACCTGAAAAATCCGTTTGGCGATCAAAAAAGATCCGTTTGGCGATCGCTTCGTGTGTGTACTTCCTTTATCATCCACATACATTGGACTACTTGCCAATTATTTTTAACAAGAAGCACAAACGGTTGCTTTGTGGTGTGGTGGATAGGAATGATGACGCGATCGCTGGGATTTTTACTCACAACCTTTTTATTCATAGATTTAACTCAAGCTGCTGCTACAGCAGCAATTCCTCGAATCAGTACACTTCAGCCTGCAAGAACTCATCCTCAAGGGGTACTCGCGCACAGTTCTAATTCAGCTGTAGTGATTACAGGCGTGAGGATTAATCGTGTTGCCACAGGTATTGAAGTCGTTTTAGAAACCGCAACGAGTGAAGCATTACAAGCGACGACTCGCAGTGAAGGAAACAATGCGATCGCGGATATTAACAATGCGCAGTTACGCTTACCGTCAGGAAATTTCTTTCGTCAAGACAATCCAGCAGCAGGAATCGCATCTGTAACAGTGACTAACTCTGATGCTAACAGTATCCGCGTGACCGTTATAGGCGATACAGCACCTCAAGTCGAGCTATATGATAGTGACACAGCTTTAATTGTTAGCTTTACAACTACAGGCACGCCAGAAGCTGAACCCTCAGCAGAGGAACCGATTGAAATCGTGGTGACGGCAACACGTACAGAAGAAGAACTTACTAATGTACCGCGTTCGGTAACAATTATTACCCGCGAACAAATCGAGGAGCAAACAGCTGCGTCAAGGGATCTTCAAGATCTTCTCAGTAGAACAGTTCCTGGCTACGGAGCTTCTAGCAGAAGAGCATTCAGCAATTCGACTACATTGCGGGGGCGTACGCCGCTCGTTTTAATTGATGGTACACCCCAGAGTACGAATGATAGGTCTTTTGGTAGAGAATTAAGAACTATCGATCCCGCATCGATCGAGCGTATTGAGGTCGTACGAGGTCCTTCGGCAATTTATGGTCAAGGCGCAACCGGCGGGGTGATTAACATCATTACGCGGCAAGCTGACGAACAACGGTTGAGTTCTACCGTAGAAGTCGGTGTTGATGCGGCGTTGGGGAACTTGGAAGCCGAAAGTTTTGGTAATTACCTAGAATATGGACTTTCAATTAATGAAGACGATGTTGATTTGTTAGTCACGCTGTCACGCGATGATGCCGGAGTCAGCTTTGATGCCCAAGGCGATCGCCTGGCAACGGTTCAGGGTACCGACGAAAGCGAAACTTTTAATATCTTTGGTAAGTTAGGGTGGGATATCGCTGCGCAACAACGCCTGCAATTGAGTGTCAATCACTACAATACGCAGCGCGATACGAATGCCATCACTGATACGAGTATTGACGAAATTCCTGGTATTCAAAAAGCCCGCGCGATCGTGTTTGATGAAGGAATCGAATACATTGATGCTTCGCCGCAGTTAGACCGCAATACGCTTGTTAGTTTGAGTTACACCCATGCAAATCTCTTAGGCAGTCAAGTAGGTTTACAAACTTACTACCGTACCAATAATGTACAAAGCGATCCGCGCGATCGCCGCAGTCGCGATCAAGGTATTTATCAGGGATTTGGCGAGTTTGAAACTTGGGGTGGACGGCTGCAAATTGAAACTCCAATTAACCCCGCGCTGAGCCTACTGTGGGGCGCTGATTATGCGAACGAAGAGAACTTCGACGGGAGAAATTTATTTGATCCGAATGACTATGACAACAGTGGAGGGCGAATTTACCGCAAAATCAATGAACTCACAATTGTTCCGCGCTATCAACTGAGTAGCCTTGGACTATTTGCCCAATTGCAGTGGGATGTGAATGAGCGCGTAGCGTTGAGTGGCGGCTTGCGTCACGAACGTATTGGTGTCAGCGTAGACGACTACACGCCGTTATTCGACAGCAATTTTGATCCTTACAGCGGTTCTCCAGTCCAAGGTGGAGAACAAGACTTTAGCGACACAGTGTTTAATGCTGCTGTCCTCTACCGCGCTACCGATGAAATCAGTTTATTTGCTAACTTTGCTCAAGGCTTTTCCGTTCCTGCGTTCAGTGATGTACTGCTTGCTCCACCCGCAGACTTTGATTTTTCTACAAGTGTCAGCGATCTCCAACCACAAAAAGTCAATAGCTACGAGCTAGGCGTACGCGGTAATTGGAATTCTTTACAACTATCTTTGGCAGGTTTTTACAATCAATCAGACTTGGGTTCAACTCTGGTAGATCTCGACGGTGACAACTTCTATGAGACAGTTCGCGCCCCAGAACGAGTTTACGGCATCGAAGTTAGCCTTGATTGGCAAGCTACCCGCGACTGGAGGCTTGGTAGTACACTAACATGGTCAGAAGGCGAAGCCGATATTGAGGATAATGACAACTATCTTGCTTTAAGCACTTTTCGCATTCAACCAATCAAGCTAACTGCCTATGTTGAGCATCAAACGACCCCAGGTTGGCGCAATCGTCTCCAAGCATTGTTTGTCGGTACTCGCGATCGCGCTTTTACCGATGGCATCGATCTGGCACCCGTTAGCGATAGCTACCTAGTTGTAGATTACATTAGCAGCATTCAACTCGGTGCAGGTACACTCTCAATTGGTATTGAGAACTTACTTAATAACCAATATTACCCAGCTTATGACCAATCATTACGAATTGACGGTTTTGATAGTTTCCTCAGTCCAGCCAATGGAAGAACTATCAGTCTTCGCTACCGCGTCAGTTGGTAA
- a CDS encoding MogA/MoaB family molybdenum cofactor biosynthesis protein encodes MTHQPHPDLPSMTVTCAVITVSDTRNFETDKSGQLIKQLLLDADHTVGAYTIIPDEPIQIQNQLHKLASQVNLDAVICNGGTGVAPRDTTYDAIANLLEKTLPGFGELFRYLSYQEIGSRAIASRAIAGVYQGKLVFSLPGSSNAVKLGMQQLILPELIHLIGQIRGNREKN; translated from the coding sequence ATGACACATCAGCCACACCCTGATCTCCCTAGTATGACAGTTACCTGTGCTGTCATCACGGTAAGTGATACACGCAATTTTGAGACCGATAAAAGTGGTCAATTAATCAAACAGCTACTTTTGGATGCCGATCATACGGTGGGGGCATATACAATTATTCCAGATGAGCCAATACAAATTCAAAATCAGTTACACAAGTTAGCTAGTCAAGTAAACTTGGACGCAGTTATTTGCAATGGTGGTACTGGAGTTGCCCCCAGAGACACAACTTATGACGCGATCGCCAATCTCCTTGAGAAAACTTTACCTGGCTTTGGAGAACTGTTTCGCTACTTGAGTTATCAAGAAATCGGTTCGCGGGCAATTGCCTCCCGTGCGATCGCGGGTGTCTATCAAGGAAAGCTCGTTTTCTCACTGCCTGGTTCTTCAAATGCTGTCAAACTCGGAATGCAGCAACTAATTTTACCAGAACTTATTCATTTGATTGGTCAAATAAGAGGAAATAGGGAGAAAAATTAA
- the dtd gene encoding D-aminoacyl-tRNA deacylase, translated as MRVVIQRVKSSQVTVDGEIVGKIRRGLNLLVGIADTDTEAELDWLVRKCLGLRIFPDEDAIDDRFSKSVEEINGELLVISQFTLYGDCHKGRRPSFDRSASPNVAADLYHLFVSKLRQSGLKVETGIFGAMMQVSIENDGPVTLLLNKEHV; from the coding sequence ATGCGTGTTGTTATTCAACGAGTTAAATCTTCTCAAGTTACTGTTGATGGTGAAATTGTCGGTAAGATTAGACGAGGGCTTAATTTACTGGTTGGTATTGCTGATACTGATACTGAAGCGGAACTCGATTGGCTGGTACGCAAGTGCTTAGGATTGCGCATTTTTCCTGACGAGGATGCTATAGACGATCGCTTTTCTAAATCTGTGGAAGAAATCAATGGTGAATTATTAGTTATCAGCCAATTTACGCTTTATGGAGACTGTCATAAAGGGCGTCGTCCTTCTTTTGACCGTTCCGCATCGCCCAACGTCGCAGCAGATTTGTATCACTTGTTTGTGAGTAAACTTCGGCAAAGTGGTTTAAAAGTAGAAACTGGCATATTTGGTGCAATGATGCAAGTTTCGATTGAAAATGATGGTCCAGTTACTCTTTTACTTAATAAAGAGCATGTTTAG